Proteins encoded in a region of the Hemiscyllium ocellatum isolate sHemOce1 chromosome 10, sHemOce1.pat.X.cur, whole genome shotgun sequence genome:
- the sertad2b gene encoding SERTA domain-containing protein 2b, with protein MLAKGTKRKFSEHEDGLEGKVSCGHGPSKVSYTLQRQSIFNISLMKLYQQQPLMEPSLQKTVLINNMLKRIQEELKREGNLRPVFIAPSQSSDTLNDNYREVQPAFNHFPSPPVQVTSSTPPDLCLTPASVLEEDPFNSCQSVTLGPSKPQNHSRKDSFASALDEIEELCPSSTTTDSKVSRGHLSEGGSEKPAEIQENRASESRLTDPLPGNFEITTTSFLTDLTLDDILFADIDTSMYDFDPCASATGPTSKMTAVTADDILKTLSPYSSQSVTPSQPFKMDLAELDHIMEVLVGS; from the coding sequence ATGTTGGCAAAAGGAACAAAGCGGAAATTTAGTGAACATGAAGATGGGCTGGAAGGCAAAGTGTCCTGTGGGCATGGTCCTTCCAAGGTATCATACACCTTACAGCGCCAGTCTATCTTCAACATTTCCCTCATGAAACTTTATCAGCAGCAGCCATTAATGGAGCCCAGCCTGCAGAAGACGGTATTAATTAACAATATGCTGAAACGCATTCAGGAAGAACTGAAACGGGAAGGGAACTTACGACCTGTGTTCATTGCCCCCTCTCAGTCCAGTGACACACTCAATGATAATTACAGAGAGGTCCAACCTGCCTTCAATCATTTTCCTTCCCCTCCAGTCCAGGTGACTAGCAGCACCCCTCCAGACCTGTGCCTGACACCAGCCTCTGTCCTGGAGGAAGATCCCTTCAATAgctgtcagagtgttacactcgGTCCCAGTAAGCCACAGAACCATTCACGCAAGGACAGTTTCGCATCAGCCTTGGATGAAATTGAAGAGCTATGCCCATCCTCGACTACCACAGACTCGAAAGTCAGCAGAGGGCATTTAAGTGAAGGGGGTAGTGAGAAACCTGCAGAGATACAAGAGAACAGAGCATCCGAGTCCAGGCTCACAGACCCTTTACCAGGCAACTTTGAGATTACCACCACGAGCTTTCTAACTGACCTGACACTCGATGACATTCTATTTGCAGACATTGACACCTCGATGTATGACTTTGATCCCTGTGCGAGTGCCACAGGGCCAACATCCAAAATGACTGCGGTCACAGCAGATGACATTCTGAAAACATTATCTCCTTACAGTAGCCAGTCAGTGACTCCAAGTCAACCTTTCAAAATGGACCTTGCAGAGCTGGACCACATCATGGAGGTTCTCGTCGGGTCTTGA